A part of Thiovulum sp. ES genomic DNA contains:
- a CDS encoding polyphosphate kinase 2, PA0141 family (PFAM: Polyphosphate kinase 2 (PPK2)~TIGRFAM: polyphosphate kinase 2, PA0141 family) yields MDRIKRPKKKIGVNEYEEELKLLQIELLKMQNYVKEHGLKMLLIFEGRDAAGKGGTIKRIIEHLNPRGARIVALEKPSDREKTEWYFQRYIQHLPSAGEIVLFDRSWYNRGGVEPVMGFCSAEEHSQFLKDVPKFEEMLVDSGIIVMKFYFSVSKKEQAKRFKKRETDPLKQYKLSPVDKLSQDLWEKYTIVKYSMLLSSHTTKSPWTIVRSDNKKLARLNTIKEILIRVDYGKKDKKGKLFNSDNEIVISGEDEIQIMGNSLENTQ; encoded by the coding sequence ATGGATCGTATAAAAAGACCAAAAAAGAAAATTGGAGTTAATGAATATGAGGAAGAGTTAAAACTTCTTCAAATCGAATTACTTAAAATGCAAAACTATGTAAAAGAGCATGGTTTAAAAATGCTTCTTATTTTTGAGGGGCGAGATGCTGCGGGAAAAGGTGGAACAATTAAACGAATTATTGAACATTTAAATCCACGGGGTGCTAGAATTGTTGCACTTGAAAAACCATCAGACCGAGAAAAAACAGAGTGGTATTTTCAGAGATACATTCAACATTTGCCAAGTGCGGGTGAAATTGTTCTTTTTGATAGAAGTTGGTATAACCGTGGTGGTGTTGAGCCAGTTATGGGATTCTGTTCAGCTGAAGAACATTCACAATTTTTAAAAGATGTTCCTAAATTTGAGGAGATGCTTGTTGATTCTGGAATTATTGTTATGAAATTTTACTTTTCAGTGAGCAAAAAAGAACAGGCAAAACGATTCAAGAAGAGAGAGACTGATCCGCTCAAACAGTATAAACTTTCACCAGTCGATAAACTCTCTCAAGACCTTTGGGAAAAATACACAATTGTAAAATACTCAATGCTACTCTCTTCACACACAACAAAATCGCCTTGGACAATTGTTCGGTCGGACAACAAAAAACTTGCTCGATTAAATACAATCAAAGAGATTTTAATTCGGGTTGATTACGGCAAAAAAGATAAAAAAGGCAAACTCTTTAATTCTGATAATGAGATTGTTATTAGCGGAGAAGATGAAATCCAAATTATGGGTAACTCGCTAGAAAATACTCAGTAA